A single window of Cytobacillus dafuensis DNA harbors:
- a CDS encoding DEAD/DEAH box helicase → MNAEINHKIIKEMCGTVSFKRGDSFYRANKVILEYYSPARCEATVRGMEAFYVTIEKDENGSLLTACSCPTLASVKTDCQHIAAALLAIYEHQQQDTAPIVQREFSSDSTTNQALTEGLLSLFNHQPIRSSSHQHHFENRKVLDVEFTCKPVSIGKGQFMFGIEMKIGSTHVQPIRDFLEQIKGGNPSLISQSLTYDSSLHCFQMETDAVIQQLIQVVHDEEVFVDSLQDQFDCSNRMLLIPPSSWERLLPLLVKAPLVKLEYDGETYEGILLSEELPPLHFSFTKTERGNYQLKINGLHRLLVLNSYQSVLSRGKLIRLEKEDCVRLSELKQMLELSGTNQIPILKEQLEFFMEKVVPGLRRLGEVQISPSITNQLMQIPLIVKLYLDRVKNRLLAGLEFHYENIVINPLEDRNIQKEAALIRDEAKENTILQLMEDSSFAKTEGGYFLHNEELEYEFLYHVVPKLQKLVQIYATTAVRNRIFRENTRPQIRVKVKKERTNWLEFKFEMDGIPEKQIREVLMALEEKRKYYRLRDGSLLSLEAREFEEIQRFLHAIPTQNEDLESGLNMPIVQGLRLLDSADESSVFTLEESFHQFLENILNPDSLKIEVPKSVEPILRDYQKHGYKWMKTLASFQFGGILADDMGLGKTLQSITFILSELSNIRKKKQPVLIACPSSLIYNWLSEFMKFAPDVQAVVIDGHKTERVNLQKNVSDIDVVITSYPLLRRDIKWYEKQIFHTVFFDEAQAFKNPITQTARAVKRIQADHRFALTGTPVENSLEELWSIFHVVFPELFMGLKEYSHLTRGTISKRIRPFLLRRLKEDVLAELPEKIEMVDSVELLPEQKKLYAAYLAKLRHETLKHLDKETIRKNRIRILAGLTRLRQICCHPALFVDGYKGSSAKFEQLMKIIEESMHSGRRVLIFSQFTKMLQIIGRELAHQRLPFFYLDGQTPSEERVKITNRFNAGERNLFLISLKAGGTGLNLTGADTVILYDLWWNPAVEEQAADRAHRIGQTKIVQVIKLVARGTIEEKMNELQEKKRDLIEEIIDSNTNGPALTEEDIRKIFEMPLSE, encoded by the coding sequence TTGAATGCTGAAATAAATCATAAAATCATTAAAGAAATGTGTGGCACAGTCTCCTTCAAAAGAGGGGACTCTTTTTATCGCGCTAATAAAGTTATATTAGAATATTACAGTCCTGCCCGGTGTGAGGCGACAGTTAGAGGAATGGAAGCTTTTTATGTCACAATTGAAAAGGATGAGAACGGCAGTCTCCTTACTGCTTGCAGCTGTCCTACGCTCGCCTCTGTTAAAACGGATTGTCAGCATATTGCCGCCGCTTTACTGGCGATTTATGAGCATCAACAACAAGATACAGCTCCTATAGTTCAAAGAGAATTTTCGTCTGACTCTACAACAAATCAAGCGTTGACAGAAGGGCTTCTGTCTCTTTTCAATCATCAGCCTATCCGTTCAAGCAGTCATCAGCATCATTTTGAAAACAGGAAAGTGCTTGATGTGGAATTTACGTGTAAACCCGTCTCGATTGGAAAAGGGCAATTCATGTTCGGGATTGAAATGAAGATTGGTTCGACCCATGTGCAGCCTATCCGTGATTTCCTTGAGCAAATAAAAGGAGGAAATCCGAGCTTAATCTCCCAATCACTAACTTACGATTCAAGCCTTCACTGCTTTCAAATGGAAACCGATGCTGTTATTCAGCAGCTCATCCAAGTCGTTCATGATGAGGAAGTGTTTGTTGACTCACTCCAGGATCAATTCGACTGCAGTAATCGTATGCTGCTCATTCCACCTTCTTCCTGGGAAAGGCTCTTGCCGTTGCTAGTAAAAGCCCCATTGGTAAAGCTAGAATATGACGGAGAAACATATGAAGGGATTCTCTTATCGGAAGAATTGCCTCCTTTACATTTTTCTTTTACAAAGACGGAGAGAGGCAATTATCAACTAAAAATTAATGGACTTCATCGATTACTCGTATTGAATTCCTATCAGTCTGTTTTATCTAGGGGGAAATTAATCCGGCTAGAAAAGGAGGACTGCGTGCGTCTATCGGAACTAAAGCAAATGCTAGAGCTTTCCGGAACGAATCAAATTCCGATCCTCAAGGAGCAACTCGAATTTTTTATGGAAAAAGTGGTACCAGGTTTGAGGAGACTTGGCGAAGTCCAAATCTCTCCATCTATAACGAATCAGCTTATGCAGATTCCGCTGATAGTCAAGCTATATTTGGACCGTGTAAAAAATCGCCTGCTTGCTGGATTGGAGTTTCACTATGAAAATATTGTCATAAATCCACTAGAGGACCGGAATATCCAGAAAGAAGCAGCGTTAATAAGGGATGAAGCAAAGGAGAATACAATCCTGCAGCTTATGGAGGATAGCTCATTTGCTAAAACAGAGGGCGGCTATTTTTTGCATAATGAAGAACTGGAGTATGAGTTTTTGTACCATGTTGTTCCAAAGCTGCAGAAGCTTGTACAAATCTATGCAACGACAGCAGTAAGAAATCGAATTTTTCGAGAGAATACCCGTCCTCAGATTCGCGTGAAGGTCAAGAAGGAACGGACGAATTGGCTGGAATTCAAATTTGAAATGGATGGCATTCCTGAGAAGCAGATACGTGAAGTTTTAATGGCTCTTGAGGAAAAACGGAAATATTATCGGCTGCGGGACGGTTCACTGCTCTCGCTGGAGGCAAGAGAATTTGAAGAAATTCAACGTTTCCTTCATGCCATTCCGACTCAGAATGAGGATTTAGAAAGCGGCTTGAATATGCCGATTGTTCAGGGACTTCGCCTTCTTGATTCTGCCGACGAAAGCAGTGTATTTACATTAGAAGAATCATTTCATCAGTTCTTGGAAAATATCCTCAATCCAGACAGCTTAAAAATCGAAGTGCCAAAGAGTGTAGAACCGATATTGCGCGACTATCAAAAACATGGCTATAAATGGATGAAGACACTCGCAAGCTTTCAATTCGGAGGCATTCTCGCAGACGATATGGGACTTGGAAAAACGCTGCAGAGCATTACATTTATTCTATCAGAGCTATCTAATATTCGAAAAAAGAAGCAGCCTGTCCTGATTGCTTGTCCATCCTCCTTGATCTATAACTGGCTTAGTGAATTCATGAAGTTTGCCCCAGATGTACAAGCTGTTGTGATCGATGGCCATAAAACAGAGAGAGTGAATCTACAAAAGAATGTTTCGGATATAGACGTCGTCATTACATCCTATCCGTTGTTACGAAGGGATATCAAGTGGTATGAAAAACAAATTTTTCACACCGTGTTTTTTGATGAAGCACAGGCCTTTAAAAATCCTATTACACAAACCGCAAGAGCGGTAAAGAGGATTCAGGCTGATCATCGCTTTGCTCTTACTGGCACACCAGTAGAAAATTCGTTGGAGGAACTGTGGTCCATTTTTCACGTTGTGTTTCCTGAGTTATTCATGGGGTTAAAGGAATACAGCCATCTTACAAGGGGGACCATTTCAAAAAGGATTCGTCCGTTTTTACTTCGGAGATTAAAAGAAGATGTCCTAGCGGAGCTTCCTGAAAAAATTGAGATGGTCGATTCGGTGGAGCTGCTTCCTGAGCAGAAAAAGCTGTATGCTGCCTATTTGGCAAAGCTGCGGCACGAAACATTGAAGCATCTCGACAAGGAAACCATACGGAAAAATCGCATAAGAATCCTTGCAGGGTTGACCCGGCTACGTCAGATTTGCTGTCATCCCGCTCTATTTGTAGATGGCTATAAAGGCAGCTCAGCGAAATTTGAACAGCTGATGAAAATAATCGAGGAATCCATGCATTCTGGCAGAAGGGTACTGATTTTTTCACAGTTTACAAAAATGCTTCAAATCATCGGGAGAGAATTAGCGCATCAAAGGCTTCCTTTCTTCTACTTAGACGGCCAAACACCTTCAGAAGAAAGAGTAAAAATCACCAATCGATTTAATGCAGGCGAACGCAATCTATTTCTCATCTCCTTGAAAGCAGGCGGAACAGGACTCAATCTAACGGGCGCCGACACCGTGATTCTGTATGACCTTTGGTGGAATCCTGCAGTGGAGGAGCAAGCGGCCGACCGTGCCCACCGTATTGGGCAAACAAAGATTGTCCAGGTCATCAAGCTTGTCGCACGAGGGACGATTGAAGAAAAAATGAACGAGCTGCAAGAGAAAAAGCGAGATTTAATTGAAGAGATCATTGATTCAAATACTAACGGACCTGCTCTAACGGAAGAGGATATTCGGAAAATCTTTGAAATGCCTTTAAGTGAATGA
- a CDS encoding ABC transporter substrate-binding protein translates to MKKARKIWLFGLFSFLLIFASACSKDTGSSEKPEKTDEGTKEKVTLSIGSWRTEDTAGYAKVIEAFNKQYPDIKVEFKPSKNTEYNTILNTALQSGEGPDIFHLRPYAPGIALADAGYIEPLDGLEGLDAFPETALAASKGSDGKQYGVPLNMSTTQMFYNKKIFSGLGLEVPKTWDEFIALNEKIKKEGIIPIALGTKEGWLLSAAHGIIGPAHYGGNDFVEKITNGETDFKSAEFVNSIKAMDELKAYFPDNYEGLGMEDIRTLFFTGKAAMFPMGSWEIEVLRKMNPDLELGFFPMPSAVGKDATITAWADGSFAVNANSKHKEEAKKFLQFLTTKEFGELFTKEFKMISANPEVKSDDELVNSLSEAVTKISTPYMMVVYFAGGNPTSKATLELELQGMYLGQQTPEGVAGKVQENAETWFKPFQ, encoded by the coding sequence ATGAAAAAAGCGAGAAAAATTTGGTTGTTTGGTTTATTTTCTTTTCTATTAATTTTTGCTTCAGCATGCTCTAAAGATACTGGCAGCTCTGAGAAACCAGAAAAAACAGATGAAGGAACAAAGGAAAAAGTAACTTTATCCATTGGAAGCTGGAGAACAGAGGATACAGCTGGCTATGCTAAGGTAATCGAGGCATTTAATAAGCAATATCCAGACATTAAGGTTGAATTCAAGCCTTCGAAAAACACAGAATATAACACGATTCTAAACACAGCGCTACAAAGTGGTGAAGGTCCAGATATTTTCCATCTGCGTCCATATGCACCTGGTATTGCATTAGCAGATGCAGGCTATATTGAGCCATTAGATGGATTAGAGGGCTTAGATGCATTTCCTGAAACAGCTCTAGCAGCTTCAAAAGGATCAGATGGAAAGCAATATGGCGTCCCTTTAAATATGAGTACGACTCAAATGTTCTATAATAAAAAGATTTTTAGTGGTTTAGGCTTAGAAGTGCCAAAAACATGGGATGAATTCATCGCATTAAATGAAAAAATTAAAAAAGAAGGCATTATCCCAATTGCATTAGGAACGAAAGAAGGCTGGTTATTATCAGCTGCACACGGAATTATCGGACCTGCACATTATGGCGGAAATGACTTCGTAGAGAAAATCACAAATGGTGAGACAGACTTTAAGAGTGCTGAATTCGTTAACTCTATTAAAGCGATGGATGAGCTAAAAGCATACTTCCCTGATAACTATGAAGGACTTGGGATGGAAGATATCCGTACATTATTCTTTACTGGTAAAGCAGCGATGTTCCCAATGGGAAGCTGGGAAATTGAAGTATTGCGGAAAATGAACCCTGATTTAGAGCTTGGCTTTTTCCCAATGCCTTCTGCAGTTGGAAAAGATGCAACGATTACGGCTTGGGCAGATGGATCATTTGCGGTAAACGCAAATTCCAAGCATAAAGAGGAAGCAAAGAAATTCCTCCAATTTTTAACGACAAAGGAATTTGGCGAACTATTTACAAAAGAATTTAAAATGATTAGTGCGAATCCTGAAGTTAAATCAGACGACGAATTAGTCAATAGTTTAAGTGAAGCTGTTACTAAGATTTCTACTCCGTATATGATGGTTGTCTATTTTGCTGGAGGAAACCCTACTTCTAAGGCAACATTAGAACTTGAGCTCCAAGGCATGTACCTTGGCCAGCAAACACCAGAAGGAGTTGCAGGGAAGGTTCAAGAAAATGCAGAAACTTGGTTTAAGCCGTTTCAATAA
- a CDS encoding carbohydrate ABC transporter permease, with product MQTELNTETIKQIKQRKWKRWNIHLFPIPALVIYGLFIVYPLLAALSYSFFDWKGIKRGAFIGFDNYKDLFTLEPFSSMFWKAFSHNVLYFVVQMVVQNGLAFLLAFIIYQKIRGAEFFKIAYFLPRLLSVIVVGFLWKLIFNPNFGALNVLLGKFGLESLQEAWLGNPKTALMAIILVNCWFGLGFSVLIFLAGFQSIPKELIEAARLDGANGLKMLTKILLPLMVPSIMIITVLTFIQSFEAFELVYAMQGSQGEPYRSTDTLAVYFYRLAFGGSSGDSTAIGLGSALAVVLFIFISTFTAILLKMMKKKEIEM from the coding sequence ATGCAGACAGAGTTAAACACAGAAACGATAAAGCAGATTAAGCAAAGGAAGTGGAAAAGATGGAATATCCATCTTTTCCCTATTCCCGCCCTCGTAATATATGGTTTATTTATTGTTTATCCTTTACTTGCGGCCCTTTCCTACAGTTTTTTTGATTGGAAGGGAATAAAAAGAGGGGCCTTTATCGGGTTTGATAATTATAAAGATCTTTTTACCCTCGAACCATTCAGCAGCATGTTTTGGAAGGCCTTTTCGCATAATGTTTTGTACTTTGTTGTGCAAATGGTGGTTCAGAATGGATTAGCCTTCCTCCTTGCATTCATTATTTATCAAAAAATTCGAGGAGCAGAGTTTTTTAAGATCGCTTATTTCCTGCCAAGACTGTTGTCTGTTATTGTAGTAGGATTTTTATGGAAGCTTATCTTTAATCCCAACTTTGGAGCTTTAAATGTGCTTTTAGGAAAATTTGGGCTAGAGTCTCTTCAAGAAGCATGGCTGGGGAATCCAAAGACTGCACTTATGGCTATTATATTGGTGAATTGTTGGTTTGGGCTTGGCTTTTCTGTATTAATTTTTCTCGCTGGCTTTCAATCGATTCCGAAAGAATTGATCGAAGCCGCAAGATTAGACGGGGCGAATGGCCTTAAGATGTTAACAAAAATCTTGCTGCCTCTAATGGTTCCATCCATCATGATTATCACCGTGCTAACATTTATTCAATCATTTGAAGCCTTTGAATTGGTTTATGCGATGCAAGGATCACAGGGGGAGCCTTATCGTTCAACGGATACACTAGCAGTCTATTTCTATAGACTTGCCTTTGGAGGATCCTCTGGAGATTCCACGGCAATCGGACTTGGGTCTGCTTTAGCGGTTGTATTATTTATCTTTATATCAACATTTACGGCTATTTTATTGAAAATGATGAAGAAAAAAGAGATAGAGATGTAA
- a CDS encoding MurR/RpiR family transcriptional regulator, with translation MSTEINFIEESIHTFKPTEKKAAEYILKYPDKVVNLSVQKLAEKAKVSEATIIRLSKSLKCKGFQELKLRIAYELAKSENTNSLYDDIPSDDSMKSFIQSVSQNNIQSIQNTLLVLSEEDLEKAVLLISNARQVAVYGIGASAIIAQDFKQKLTRINRWCEAAFDGDTQLTVSANLSEQDVAFGISYSGQTKDVIESVKVAKENGASIITLTKSGDNPLSSLADVKLNTTSLERNVRSGATSSRIAQLNVIDILFLGVTKSNQDRNIRALERTRKAVRISKQNG, from the coding sequence ATGAGCACTGAAATTAACTTTATCGAGGAAAGCATTCATACCTTTAAACCAACAGAGAAAAAAGCAGCAGAATATATCCTAAAATATCCTGATAAAGTGGTAAATCTATCTGTTCAGAAATTAGCAGAAAAAGCAAAGGTAAGTGAGGCTACTATTATACGATTATCAAAGTCGTTAAAATGTAAGGGCTTTCAAGAGCTGAAGTTAAGAATAGCTTATGAACTGGCAAAATCTGAAAATACAAATAGCTTGTATGATGATATTCCAAGCGATGATTCGATGAAATCCTTTATTCAGTCTGTCTCGCAAAACAATATACAATCAATCCAAAATACACTTCTTGTCCTTTCAGAGGAAGATCTGGAAAAAGCGGTTTTGCTTATTTCGAATGCTCGACAGGTGGCTGTGTATGGAATTGGTGCTTCAGCGATCATAGCGCAGGATTTTAAACAAAAATTAACCCGTATTAACCGTTGGTGTGAGGCTGCTTTTGATGGGGATACACAATTGACGGTTTCTGCAAACCTTTCCGAGCAGGATGTTGCTTTTGGCATCTCCTATAGTGGTCAAACAAAAGATGTAATTGAATCAGTTAAGGTGGCAAAGGAAAATGGTGCAAGTATTATTACCTTGACCAAATCAGGGGATAATCCTCTATCTTCCTTGGCGGATGTAAAGCTAAATACGACATCTTTAGAAAGAAATGTTCGAAGTGGGGCTACGAGCTCGCGAATTGCCCAGTTAAATGTCATAGATATTTTATTTCTAGGCGTGACGAAATCAAATCAAGATCGGAATATCCGTGCATTGGAAAGAACCCGTAAAGCCGTGCGGATATCTAAACAAAATGGTTAG
- a CDS encoding carbohydrate kinase family protein, with product MKRAFCIGEALIDFIPVQKGKSLKEVDGFERVAGGAPMNVAIAIAKYGGKSVMLTKIANDHFGDYLIDVLKESNVDTSQIIRSDEGETGLAFVSVDQFGERTFHFYRKNAADLLLSADEVSSKSFQEGDFLHFCSVDLIESPMKHTHKKVIDDFRNIGGIVSFDPNVRLPLWPDAESCRLAIHQFLPLADIVKVSDAELTFITEIENENEAIQSLFVGHVKIVIYTKGSEGAIIFFKNGEKYEDKGFTVSVADTTGAGDAFIGGFLSELLSLNITIHNLCQKIKENHQRLLTFANASGALTATVKGAIQAAPGKDEVLKLIAAQQGKK from the coding sequence TTGAAAAGGGCTTTTTGCATAGGAGAAGCATTAATCGATTTCATCCCTGTTCAAAAGGGAAAATCATTGAAAGAAGTGGATGGTTTTGAGCGTGTGGCTGGCGGAGCGCCGATGAATGTCGCCATTGCGATTGCAAAATATGGCGGCAAATCGGTGATGCTGACAAAAATAGCGAATGATCATTTTGGGGATTATTTAATCGATGTGCTTAAAGAAAGCAATGTAGACACTTCGCAAATTATCCGAAGTGATGAGGGTGAAACGGGTTTAGCCTTTGTTTCTGTCGATCAATTTGGAGAAAGAACCTTTCATTTTTATCGAAAAAATGCTGCCGATTTGTTGCTTTCAGCGGATGAGGTGAGTTCAAAGTCGTTTCAGGAAGGGGATTTTCTTCATTTTTGCTCAGTGGATTTAATTGAAAGTCCAATGAAACACACCCATAAAAAAGTAATTGATGATTTTCGGAACATAGGTGGAATCGTAAGCTTCGATCCGAATGTGCGGCTTCCTTTATGGCCCGATGCAGAAAGTTGCAGACTAGCCATACACCAATTCTTGCCACTAGCTGATATTGTGAAAGTGTCTGATGCTGAATTAACCTTCATAACAGAAATCGAGAATGAAAATGAAGCCATCCAATCTCTTTTTGTTGGCCATGTCAAAATCGTTATCTATACAAAGGGGAGTGAGGGGGCCATTATTTTCTTCAAAAACGGCGAAAAATATGAAGATAAAGGATTTACAGTAAGTGTTGCGGATACAACAGGTGCAGGCGATGCCTTTATCGGTGGATTTTTATCAGAATTACTGTCACTTAATATAACAATCCATAATCTATGTCAAAAGATCAAAGAAAATCATCAGCGCTTACTTACCTTTGCCAATGCTAGTGGGGCTTTGACTGCTACAGTTAAAGGAGCCATTCAAGCTGCACCTGGAAAAGACGAAGTATTAAAGCTAATCGCTGCCCAGCAGGGAAAAAAGTAG
- a CDS encoding lysoplasmalogenase, translating into MTLKKYVLPLLILIMGLLYIFIIPSEPVSIKILFKLIPMWLIIFYAFRQFPTQAKSTHWILFLGLIFCMFGDFLIQWWFVYGLAAFLIGHLFYLTGFFKNWSFSIIRFAMIIPIAVYAFIFSKRLLASIIQDGNSELFFPVLAYVIIISLMAWSAIMTGDKWAMIGSILFVISDSILSWNMFVSDIPYSNALIMSTYYTAQFFIASSIRTLSSKDTLSSTKYGVVKS; encoded by the coding sequence ATGACTTTGAAAAAATATGTACTGCCATTGCTCATTTTGATTATGGGCTTACTTTATATTTTTATTATTCCGTCTGAGCCGGTTTCCATTAAGATCCTTTTTAAGTTAATCCCGATGTGGTTAATTATCTTCTATGCATTCCGACAATTTCCCACTCAAGCAAAGAGTACTCATTGGATTCTATTTTTAGGCTTGATATTCTGTATGTTTGGCGACTTCTTGATTCAGTGGTGGTTTGTCTATGGTTTAGCTGCTTTTCTTATTGGTCACCTCTTTTATTTGACTGGATTTTTCAAGAACTGGAGCTTTTCTATCATTCGGTTTGCAATGATTATACCAATCGCTGTTTACGCGTTTATTTTTAGTAAAAGATTGTTAGCCTCAATCATTCAAGATGGTAATAGCGAATTATTTTTTCCTGTCCTTGCTTATGTGATCATTATTTCTTTAATGGCTTGGTCTGCTATTATGACTGGTGATAAATGGGCCATGATAGGCAGTATTTTGTTTGTAATATCTGATTCCATATTATCATGGAACATGTTCGTATCCGATATTCCGTACTCAAATGCACTTATTATGTCCACATATTACACGGCTCAGTTTTTTATCGCCTCTAGCATTCGAACACTTTCGAGCAAAGACACACTATCTTCTACTAAATATGGAGTAGTTAAAAGCTGA
- a CDS encoding nuclease-related domain-containing protein, whose protein sequence is MIIKTRSESAELMLLRSLSIRMSLSEKERSNFLNLEKGFKGEQQFDKWFETNFSNEGLILNDLLLESNNTIFQIDSLLITSDVVYLLEIKNYEGDFYRDGDRWCTLSGNEIKNPLLQLKRSESLFRRLLQDFGYKISVEANLIFINPEFFLYQAPLNPSIIFPSQLNRFMDKLNKKSTNLKDRHQKLAKHLVSIKLKDSPYTRLPDYCYDQLEKGISCGGCNTLMDDIDAKEEILECKKCGNKEDVPAAILRSVREFSMLFPDKKITTNTIYEWCKGIRTKRTLQRILSQNLNLIGFGRPSFYIFFQAKPD, encoded by the coding sequence ATGATCATAAAAACGCGCTCTGAATCAGCAGAATTAATGCTTTTGAGATCATTAAGTATACGAATGAGTTTATCAGAAAAGGAAAGAAGTAATTTTTTGAACTTAGAAAAGGGATTTAAAGGGGAGCAGCAGTTTGATAAATGGTTTGAGACGAATTTTTCAAATGAAGGATTGATTCTAAATGATTTATTGCTAGAAAGCAATAATACCATTTTCCAAATTGATTCATTGCTAATCACTTCAGATGTGGTTTACCTTTTAGAAATAAAAAACTATGAAGGTGATTTTTATAGGGATGGCGATAGGTGGTGCACATTATCGGGAAATGAGATAAAAAATCCGTTACTTCAGCTTAAGCGAAGTGAGTCCTTATTCCGACGATTACTTCAAGATTTTGGATATAAAATATCGGTCGAAGCTAATCTTATTTTTATTAACCCCGAGTTCTTCTTGTATCAGGCTCCCCTAAATCCTTCAATTATTTTCCCATCACAGTTAAACCGCTTTATGGACAAATTAAACAAGAAATCAACTAACTTAAAAGATAGACACCAAAAACTCGCAAAACATTTAGTCTCTATTAAATTAAAAGACTCACCTTATACACGGCTGCCAGATTATTGCTATGACCAGCTTGAAAAGGGGATTAGCTGTGGTGGCTGCAACACATTAATGGATGATATCGACGCGAAAGAAGAAATATTGGAATGTAAAAAGTGTGGTAATAAAGAAGATGTCCCAGCTGCAATTTTACGAAGTGTGAGGGAATTTAGTATGCTTTTTCCCGATAAAAAAATCACTACTAATACGATTTACGAATGGTGTAAAGGAATTAGGACGAAGAGAACACTTCAAAGAATTCTTTCGCAGAACCTTAATCTTATAGGATTTGGTAGACCATCTTTTTATATTTTCTTTCAAGCTAAACCTGATTAG
- a CDS encoding serine hydrolase domain-containing protein encodes MVRNYLHQLVEDRHIPGAVLYISKNKETKFFQSFGSFLDKNNQKQLINQDTIFDVASLTKVMATLPSILLLASKKEIELESSIHSFLPAFKNKDITINHLLQHISGLPADLPFHDRNTQRDVMKEILDTNLVNTPGTTALYSDLGMILLGKVIEKASGQQLNVFTKENIFEPWGLYDTTFLLPDEKKQLAASTEWYKDYYIQGDVHDEKAFQLSGVSGSAGVFSTAKDVAIFASKWLYPVEQDLIPQDFLREAATHRQNNRGLGFEVWSGAGDSLSIGELWPIGSFGHTGFTGTSVWMSPSEKLAVVFLTNAVHFGRETAIKKIRKQLHSFIYSAYIANPL; translated from the coding sequence ATGGTTAGAAATTACTTGCATCAACTTGTTGAAGATAGGCATATTCCTGGCGCAGTTCTGTATATTTCTAAGAATAAAGAAACGAAATTTTTTCAATCGTTTGGGTCATTTTTAGATAAAAATAATCAAAAGCAGTTAATCAATCAAGATACGATTTTTGATGTTGCGTCCTTAACGAAAGTAATGGCAACGCTTCCATCAATATTATTGCTGGCTTCTAAGAAAGAGATAGAATTAGAGAGCTCTATTCATTCTTTTTTACCAGCATTCAAAAATAAAGATATAACCATCAACCATTTATTACAGCATATATCAGGACTTCCTGCTGATCTTCCTTTTCATGATCGAAATACGCAGAGAGATGTCATGAAAGAGATATTGGATACAAACCTAGTCAATACACCAGGAACCACAGCATTATATAGTGATTTAGGCATGATTCTATTAGGAAAAGTGATTGAAAAAGCTTCTGGCCAGCAGCTGAATGTTTTTACAAAAGAGAATATTTTTGAGCCATGGGGTTTATACGATACTACTTTTCTATTACCTGATGAAAAAAAGCAGCTAGCTGCATCGACAGAATGGTATAAAGATTACTACATTCAAGGGGATGTCCATGATGAAAAGGCTTTTCAGCTGAGTGGGGTGAGTGGAAGTGCAGGAGTATTCTCTACTGCTAAAGATGTGGCTATATTTGCATCCAAATGGCTTTATCCAGTAGAGCAGGATTTAATTCCGCAAGACTTTTTAAGAGAAGCCGCTACACATAGACAAAATAATCGGGGTCTCGGCTTTGAGGTGTGGAGTGGAGCTGGAGATTCACTCTCAATCGGGGAGCTTTGGCCAATTGGATCCTTTGGGCACACAGGGTTTACAGGCACAAGTGTATGGATGAGCCCATCGGAAAAGTTAGCCGTCGTATTTCTGACAAATGCAGTGCATTTCGGCAGGGAAACAGCGATAAAAAAGATTAGAAAGCAGCTTCATTCGTTCATTTACTCCGCGTATATCGCAAATCCACTGTAG